The following coding sequences lie in one Phacochoerus africanus isolate WHEZ1 chromosome 12, ROS_Pafr_v1, whole genome shotgun sequence genomic window:
- the LOC125112880 gene encoding dihydrodiol dehydrogenase 3-like, with protein MMSQMRHFSLKMNDGHTIPVLGLGTSAPSQVPKSETEMAIKRAINIGYRHIDSAHLYQNEEEIGRAIQMKIADGTVKRDDIFYTTKVWGTFFRPELVQTNLERSLKKLQMSYVDLYLLHHPEALQAGEDFFPKDAHGNIIFDTVDLCTTWEAMEKCKNEGLTKSIGVSNFNCKQLERILNKPGLKYKPVCNQVECHPYLNQSKLLEFCRSHDILLVAYATLGSDARKKWVIKNKPSLLQDPVLNAIAEKHRRTPAQVALRYQLQRGVVALAKSFNEKRMKENFQVFEFELTPEDMGSLDGLNRNMCYLQDLFSGHTDDASYGDD; from the exons ATGATGAGTCAAATGAGACACTTTTCTTTAAAGATGAATGATGGACACACCATACCTGTGCTGGGATTGGGCACTTCGGCTCCTTCTCAG GTTCCTAAGAGTGAGACAGAAATGGCCATCAAGAGAGCAATTAACATAGGCTACCGCCATATTGACTCAGCTCATTTGTaccaaaatgaagaggaaattgGGAGAGCCATTCAGATGAAAATTGCAGATGGCACTGTGAAGAGAGATGACATATTCTACACTACGAAG GTGTGGGGCACCTTTTTCCGTCCAGAATTGGTCCAAACTAATCTGGAAAGGTCGCTGAAGAAACTTCAGATGAGCTATGTGGATCTTTATCTACTTCATCACCCAGAAGCTTTGCAG GCTGGGGAGGACTTTTTCCCAAAGGACGCCCATGGAAACATCATTTTTGACACAGTGGATCTCTGTACCACGTGGGAG GCCATGGAGAAGTGCAAGAACGAGGGACTGACCAAGTCCATCGGTGTGTCCAACTTTAACTGCAAGCAGCTGGAGAGGATCTTGAACAAGCCGGGGCTCAAGTACAAGCCCGTCTGCAACCAG GTGGAGTGTCACCCTTACTTAAACCAGAGCAAACTCCTGGAATTCTGCCGTTCCCATGACATTCTCCTTGTTGCATATGCTACTTTGGGGTCTGATGCAAGGAAGAAATG ggtGATCAAGAACAAACCAAGTCTCCTGCAGGATCCAGTACTCAATGCCATTGCTGAAAAGCACAGGCGAACTCCAGCCCAGGTTGCCCTGCGCTACCAGCTGCAGCGGGGGGTGGTGGCCCTGGCCAAGAGCTTCAATGAGAAGAGGATGAAAGAGAACTTCCAG GTTTTTGAATTCGAGTTGACCCCAGAGGATATGGGAAGTCTGGACGGCCTAAACAGAAACATGTGCTATTTGCAAGATCT ATTTTCTGGTCATACAGATGATGCTTCTTACGGCGATGATTAA